The DNA segment CCTGAAGGGCTTTGATATATCTGCCCCTGGTTTCACCCGGACTCGATAAATCCCGTCCGCCCCAGGTGAAGGCCGGCCCGTGAAGAACATTTTCTAAAAAAAGATCCGTCATGATGCGCGCGTGGCGTCCGTTGCCATTGGAAAAGGGGTGAATCCACACCAGTCGATGATGAAAACGCACCGCCATTTCTTCAGGCCCTTCACTTTTTGACTGGATCCACACGGGCACATCGGCAAACATGTTGTCAAGACACCTGGGGACCTCCTGCCATGATACGCCGATGTTTTTATCAGACCTGCGAAATCGCCCCGCCCATTTCCAGACATTGCCGAACATTTTTTTGTGCAGTTTTTTGACGAACT comes from the Thermodesulfobacteriota bacterium genome and includes:
- a CDS encoding mobile mystery protein B produces the protein MIDFTYPEDATPIDPDEADGLLLTHITTQGELNRWEQDNIIEALDWVARIKPVDILNEQFVKKLHKKMFGNVWKWAGRFRRSDKNIGVSWQEVPRCLDNMFADVPVWIQSKSEGPEEMAVRFHHRLVWIHPFSNGNGRHARIMTDLFLENVLHGPAFTWGGRDLSSPGETRGRYIKALQEADNGRYTSLLAFAKS